From the Homo sapiens chromosome 1, GRCh38.p14 Primary Assembly genome, one window contains:
- the KNCN gene encoding kinocilin isoform 1 (isoform 1 is encoded by transcript variant 1): MDIPISSRDFRGLQLACVALGLVAGSIIIGISVSKAAAAMGGVFIGAAVLGLLILAYPFLKARFNLDHILPTIGSLRIHPHPGADHGEGRSSTNGNKEGARSSLSTVSRTLEKLKPGTRGAEEC; this comes from the exons ATGGACATCCCCATCAGCAGCAGAGACTTCCGCGGCCTGCAGCTGGCCTGCGTGGCTCTCGGGCTGGTGGCTGGCAGCATCATTATCGGCATCTCCGTATCCAAGGCTGCAGCTGCCATGGGCGGTGTCTTTATTGGCGCTGCTGTTCTGG GGCTCCTCATCTTGGCCTACCCCTTCCTGAAGGCTCGGTTCAACCTGGACCACATCCTGCCTACCATAG GGAGCCTAAGAATCCATCCCCATCCAGGGGCAGACCACGGGGAAGGAAGATCCAGCACCAATGGCAACAAGGAAG GAGCCCGCAGCAGCCTGTCCACCGTGAGCAGGACCCTGGAGAAGCTGAAGCCGGGGACCCGGGGGGCTGAGGAATGCTGA
- the KNCN gene encoding kinocilin isoform 2 (isoform 2 is encoded by transcript variant 2), with protein MDIPISSRDFRGLQLACVALGLVAGSIIIGISVSKAAAAMGGVFIGAAVLGSLRIHPHPGADHGEGRSSTNGNKEGARSSLSTVSRTLEKLKPGTRGAEEC; from the exons ATGGACATCCCCATCAGCAGCAGAGACTTCCGCGGCCTGCAGCTGGCCTGCGTGGCTCTCGGGCTGGTGGCTGGCAGCATCATTATCGGCATCTCCGTATCCAAGGCTGCAGCTGCCATGGGCGGTGTCTTTATTGGCGCTGCTGTTCTGG GGAGCCTAAGAATCCATCCCCATCCAGGGGCAGACCACGGGGAAGGAAGATCCAGCACCAATGGCAACAAGGAAG GAGCCCGCAGCAGCCTGTCCACCGTGAGCAGGACCCTGGAGAAGCTGAAGCCGGGGACCCGGGGGGCTGAGGAATGCTGA